Below is a window of Roseivirga misakiensis DNA.
CTATCAAGGACTTATTTGAAAGGATCCCTGCTCAAGATGCCGTAGTCTGTATAGCGGGAGAAGCTAAATGGGATTACTTTAAGAACTTGACCGAAGAAGATTTTTATGTTGGAGTTCGTAGCAAAATGATGGGGCAAGTAAACCTTGTGCGGATCGGGAAGGATTATCTAAAGCCGAACGCCTCTTTTACTCTTTCTACAGGCGTACTTGCCGATGACCCTGTGGTGATGACGACCAGTGCGGCGATGGTCAACGGTGCTATTCACAGTTTTGTAAAAGCTGCTGCTTTAGAAATGGAAAATGGTCAAAGAATAAATGTAGTGTGCTCTGGACTAGTGGAAGATTCTAAAGAAAAGTATGAAGACTATTTTCCTGGCCATGATCCAGTACCCATGCCGAAAGTGGTAAACGCCTATGTAAAAAGCATTATGGGTAAAAACAATGGTGAAATTATTCGGGTAAATGCCTAAGGGCTTTCGGGGAGTAGCCTAAACTGACCTACTCCCAATTGTAAAATAAGTCCTTTACTTTTCCCTGGTCCAAACTACGGTTCGGCCAAATACTGTTATACCCAAATACCCGCGAACTTGTAACTTTCCTCGTTTCAAGCGCATATAGCTAGAATACGTCTTGCCATTTTCAGGGTCATAGATTTCTCCTCCCTCCCATTTATCATCGCCATCGAAGGTGAAGCCTTGAACCAGGTTTATTCCAATGATCGGTCTTGTACGAAGCGATTTATCGGAATTCTCTTTATCGAGTTTCGCTTCACCCCGTTCATTTTTAGGCTCTTTAAGCCAGATGATTTTACCGTTGTACTTACCGTTTTCCTTGTAGATTTCTATTTTCGCCCGACCCTTATCGGTGAGCCAAACCCCTAAAATTTCATCACCGTCATTGGCGCTTAGTGTGTTTATCTGGAGACTTGCCAGAAGTAAGAATACAAGTTTAAATTTCATGCCGTCGCTGTCTTATATTTGTTCATTGCTTTGACCTTAATTCCATTAACTCAAAGTAATTTGATTTGTTGGAATGATTAAATACAAATTTCGGGAACAAACATTATGCCTACTACCAGAAAAAGCAATTTTTTGGAAGGAAAAAAGATTGCTAATCATTGCTGATTTGCACTTGGGTAAAGCTGGGCACTTTAGAAAATCAGGCATACCCGTATCGGACCTAATTCATTCGATGGATATACTGGTGCTCGACAAATTGATTAATACTCATAATCCACTGGAAGTCATATTTTTAGGCGACCTTTTTCATAGCGATCACAACCAAGGGTGGGAAGTTTTTAAACGCTGGCTCAGGTCGAGGCCTGAACTTCCTTTTAAACTTATTCTCGGCAACCACGATGTTTTAGCCAGTACAGATTATAAAATTGGCAACCTAGAATGTCTAATGTCACTTGACCTACCCCCCTTTAATTTCACGCATATCCCTGAAGAGTGTAGCCTGTATAATATGGCCGGACACATTCACCCAGCTATAAAGCTACGCGGAAAAGCAAGGCAAAACCTAAGAGTACCCTGCTTCTATTTTGGAGCTGAAGGGGGAATACTTCCTGCCTTTGGAAAATTTACAGGCACAGCCAGAATAAACATTGCCGAAGGTGATGATGTATTTGTCATTGCTGAAAAAGAAGTGATCAAAATAGCCTGACCTTAAATAATATTAACCTGAACTAGAAGTTTAAATTTTGGAATTATACTATTTTTGATAGAAAATCAGCAGTTTGGCAAAGGAGACGAAGAAATATAGACGCAAAAAGAAATTAGGCTCTTATCAGTCATTCAGTGTTGTTTTTAGCACCTCTCTCGCACTTTTTGTCATTGGTTTATTCGGAATTCTAGTATTACAAGCCAATAAGCTCACAGCGGTAATCAAACAGAACATTGAAGTTCAGGTATATCTGAACAAAGATATTTCCGAAAGCCAAAGAGGTAGGATTGAAAGCGAATTATCGGCGAGCGACTACATCTTAATGACCGACGGCCAAGCAGAAATCACATTCAAATCTAAAGAAGAAGCGGCCGAAGAGTTTATTGAGTCTACTGGTGAAGACTTCTCTAGTTTCTTAGGCGATAACCCGCTAAAAGATGCGCTTACTTTTAAAGTCAACGAAGAATTCCAGACAAATGAAGCCTTAGAAGCGCTCAAAGAACGAATTCAGAAAATAAGTGGTGTTTTTGAAGTCACCTATGTCGAAAACTTAGCCGACTCAATCAATAGCAACCTTACCAAACTCAGTGTGCTGCTATTAGGAATTTCAGCAGTATTGATCATTGTTGTGCTCCTGCTTATTAACAGTTCTATCAAATTGGCGCTATTCTCACAACGCTTCCTAATCCGAAGTATGCAGCTGGTAGGTGCCAAAAGTAGTTTTATTAAAACCCCATTCTTGAAAAGGTCAATACTTCATGGTGCTTTTGCTGGTCTGATCGCTTCACTCTTACTTTTTGGCCTTAAAACATTTGCAAACAACCAAGTAGACGGACTAGCATCACTTCAGCAGGAAGAATTAGTTTTAGCACTTTACGGGCTATTAATAATACTAGGAGCAATAATTGCCTACTTTAGCACTTTGAAGGCAATGAATAAATATTTGAAAATGTCTTTAGACGAACTCTATTAATATTATGGCAGAGAAAAAAAACAACTTCGCCTTTGGCAAAGAAAACTACAAATGGATGCTCATTGGGTTGGGTGTATTGTTACTAGGTTTCATTGTCATGTCTATGGATAGCACGCAGCATGGTCAAGGCTTTTTAGGGCTAACACTCGGACCAATCATCATTGTGGCAGGCTTCATCATTGAGTTTTTCGCCATTTTCAAAAAGTCGAAGTAATTCATGAGTTTTATTGAAGCGATTGTCCTTGGCATTGTCCAAGGGCTCACAGAGTTCTTGCCCGTGAGCAGTAGCGGTCATTTAGAACTAACTAAAGCTATTCTTGGCGATAATAGTGTTCCAGAAGAAAGTTTATTGATGACAGTTGTACTCCATGCAGCCACTGCACTGAGTACCATCGTAATTTTCAGAAAAGACATAGCCGAATTGCTTTCAGGCTTGTTTCAATTCAAAAACAACGAGCAGTTCCAGTACTCATTAAAAATTGTTTTATCCATGATTCCAGCAGCCGCCGTTGGTGTGTTACTGGAAGATGAAATAGAACAGCTATTTGGTGGGCAAATATTGTTAGTTGGCTTGATGCTATTAGTCACAGGAACACTCCTATTTCTGGCCGATAGAGCAAAAAACACGAATAAATCTGTTTCAAATCAAAATGCCTTAATTATTGGGATAGCACAAGCTATCGCCATATTGCCAGGTATATCACGATCAGGCGCCACAATTTCTACCTCAGTGTTATTAGGTATAGATAGACAAAAAGCGGCTCGGTTCTCTTTTTTAATGGTTGTGCCTTTGATTTTGGGTAAAATGGCCAAAGACCTATTAAGTGGTGATTTGATGGCAGCGAATACCGAAACTTCTCTTTTAATAGTAGGCTTTGTCGCTGCCTTTATCGCAGGACTTTTAGCCTGTACATGGATGATCAAATTGGTAAAAAGAAGTCAACTCAAGTACTTCTCTTACTATTGCTATGTGATTGGTTTAGCAGCCATCATTTATACATTTGTTTAGATGCTACAACTGGACCCACAGCTTACAAAGCAAGAAAACTTTACGGCAGGTCAAGTCATACTGATAGACAAACCACTGACTTGGACATCTTTTGATGTAGTCAAGAAAATTCGAAATCTTATCAGGATTAAGAAAGTAGGTCACGCAGGTACGCTAGACCCCTTAGCTACTGGATTGTTAATTTTATGTACTGGTAAAAAGACCAAGTCCATAGAAGGGTTTATGGGGCAAGAAAAGGAATACACTGGAACTTTTACCATTGGCCAGACTACGCCTACATACGACTTAGAAAGTGAAGTAACGGCCCCAGTCCCAATCGATCATATTGGCGAAACTGAACTAGAAAATGCTCGAAAGCAATTTATTGGTGACATTGAGCAAGTTCCCCCAATGCATTCTGCTATTAAAGTGAATGGTAAAAGGCTTTACGAACATGCCCGAAAAGGCGAAAAAATAGAGGTTAAAACCAGAAACGTTTCTATAAAGGAGTTTGAGCTGACTGAAATAGATCTTCCAGTAATAAAATTTCGGGTGGTTTGTTCCAAAGGAACTTATATTCGAAGTTTGGCGCATGACTTTGGCGCTGCACTTGGCGTTGGCGCTCATCTGAGCAGTCTAAGAAGAACAAAAATCGGTGACTTCAAAGTAGACAATGCCTACAAATTAGATGACTTGGTAAGTTTATTAAAAGACATTTCATAGCCAGATGAAAATCCACTTAGGAACTGAAACCATACATGAAATAAAGAATTCCGTGGTCACTGCCGGAACTTTCGATGGTGTACATAAGGGTCATCAGCAGATTCTGTCCAGACTAAGAGAAGTTGCAGATAAGGTCAACGGACAAACCGTATTAATCACCTACTGGCCGCACCCAAGGTTGGTCTTAAACCCACATGACAACTCTTTACTCCTACTCTCGACCTTTCCAGAAAAAGCAAATTTACTGGAGCAATACGGTGTAGATCATTTGGTTAAGATTCCGTTTACAGCGGAGTTTTCGCAAATGGCGCCAGAAGAATACATCAAAGTCATTTTAAGCGAAAGAGTTAAGACACATCGAATGATCATCGGTTATGACCATCGGTTTGGCAAAGACCGATCTGGTGGTTTGGAGGAACTAAAAGCATTTGCCCCGAAGTATGATTTCGAAGTAGAAGAAATTCCGAGACATGATATTGACGAGATCGGCATAAGTTCTACTAAAATCCGAAAGGCATTGGAATCGGGAGACGTAGCAACGGCCAATAAATACCTTGGTAGAAGTTATAGTATTGCCGGAAAAGTAGTCCATGGACAGAAAAAAGGACGATCCATTGGTTTCCCTACGGCCAATATCGTTGTAAAAGAAAACTACAAGCTTATCCCAGCCGATGGTATTTATGCTGTGAAGGTTTGCAATAAATACAAGAAGTTCGATGGGATGCTCAACATTGGACATCGACCTACCGTTGGAGGAGAAAACAAGACCATTGAAGTCAATATTTTTGACTTTAATGAGGATATTTATGATACTGAAATCAGCATCGAGTTCATAGATCACATTAGGAACGAAGTGAAATTCGAGTCCCTAGAAGCTTTAAAACATCAATTGGAGGAAGATGAAAAAGCTGTGAGAAGTCGATTAAGTAAACGCTAAATAAGAGAACATGATCAATAAACAAGTAAGCAATGCCGATGAAGCCATTCACGACATTGCTGACAATTCTACCTTAATGTTAGGTGGTTTTGGTCTTTGTGGAATCCCAGAAAATTGTATTGCCGCCTTGGTCAGAAAAGGAACAACTGGCCTAACCTGCATTTCCAATAATGCTGGAGTCGACGATTTCGGAATCGGTTTGATGCTAAAAACGCGACAAGTAAAAAAGATGATCTCTTCTTATGTAGGAGAAAATGCCGAGTTCGAAAGACAGTTACTTAGTGGAGAATTAGAAGTGGATCTTATTCCACAGGGTACCCTGGCCGAACGTGTAAGAGCTGGAGGCGCTGGAATACCCGCATTTTTCACACCTGCTGGATATGGTACCGAAGTAGCCGAAGGCAAAGAAGTGAGAGAGTTTAATGGTAAAATGCACTTGTTAGAAAGTTGGTTAAAAGCTGATTTCGCCCTCGTTAAAGCTTGGAAAGGTGATAAATCTGGCAACCTAGTGTTTAAAGGTACCGCTAGAAACTTTAACCCAATGATGGCCATGGCCGGTAAAATCACCATTGCGGAAGTGGAAGAACTTGTGGAAGTTGGGGAACTAGACCCTAACCAAATCCATACGCCTGGGATATATGTGCAACGTATTTTCCAAGGACAAGATTACGAGAAACGAATTGAGCAACGGACAACACGCATTAATTGAATTCATTGATATGTTAGATAAAATAGGCATCGCTAAACACATAGCACAAGAGGTTCAAGATGGTACGTACATCAATTTAGGGATAGGAATACCCACCCTTGTCGCCAATTTCATTCCCGAAGAAATCAATGTAGTCCTCCAGTCCGAAAATGGATTATTGGGCATAGGTCCCTTCCCAGAGGAAGAAGCTATAGATGCCGACCTTATTAATGCTGGCAAACAAACTGTAACAACATTGGCAGGCTCTTCCCTATTCAGCTCGGCCGAAAGTTTTGAAATGATCAGGGGTGGTCATGTTGATCTCACGATTTTAGGTGCTATGGAAGTTTCTGAAAACGGAGACATAGCCAATTGGAAAATTCCTGGTAAAATGGTCAAAGGTATGGGCGGTGCCATGGATTTGGTAGCCTCCGCTGATAACATCATTGTAGCCATGCAACACTGTAGCCGCTCGGGAGCATCAAAATTACTTCCAGATTGTACATTACCGATTACAGGGATTAACTGTGTCAAAAAAATAGTCACCGACATGGCTGTATTGGATGTTTTGCCAGAAGGTGGTTTTAAATTATTGGAACGTGCCCCTGGCGTATCTGTTGAGGAAATTAAAGCAGCAACAGCTGGCAAGCTTATCGTAGAGGGAGAAATCCCTGAAATGAACTTTTAGGATAGAGGCCTTATATCGACCTTATTCCTAAATCTAGGACATTGTCACCAATTTGTCCCCCACTAAACAATATGCACAATGGTGGAGTTTATCTAGCCTTAGCAGATACATTTAAACTATATTTGCGCCACAAAAATGCATAAATGAAAGAATCAGAGATTAACCTCAGAGTAGAGTTAGATAACGAGAATATTCCAGAAAAAATCTTTTGGAATGCCACAGATAAAGATGTTGAAGGAGAACAAGAAACTAAGTCTTTTAGCCTATCTATCTGGGATCACAATAACCAGAACACCTTAAGAATAGACCTTTGGAATAAGGAAATGCCCATCGATGAGATGAAACGTTTCTATGTGGATTGCCTTGGTGGTTTAGCCCAAAGTGTATTAAACTCTACCGGAGACGAGTTCATGTCAAGCGCAATGAACAGGTTATGTGACAAGCTTGTCAAACATCTTGAAGAAGAATTAAAGCAAAACACGCAAGGCTAATAAATACCATAAGCCTTGTACTTTATATAGAAAACACAATAGAGTTATTTGAATTACTGAGATATTCTGCATGCATAACATTTTGCAGAAATCGCTTTATTACTTCCAAAATCCTATTAATTTTGGAATTCGGCCGAGGTTTTGCAATCTTATACCTTAGTCAAGCCAAACTTTATTTGTTTCAAAACTCTAAATGATGATGAATTTGAAGAGAATTTTTACATGTTTCACAATCGTCTTTCTGGCAATGCAAACGATTACATTGTCAGCTCAGACTGAAGTCTCGGTCTCTGGATCGGTCGTAGACGACGCCACTGGTGAAAGTCTACCAGGGGTAAATATCCGAGTCAAGGATAAGGTAATCGGTACTATTACATTACCCGACGGTAAGTTCTCGCTTACGGTCAAAGATGCACCACCGATCACTTTAATTTTTTCCTATGTCGGCTACAAGCCACAAGAACTAGAAATCAATCAAAACAACGTTTCCAATTTGGAAATTAGAATGGAAGAGTCAGTCATTTTCGGACAAGAGGTCGTTGTTTCGGCATCACGTGTCGAAGAAAGCATTCTGACCTCGCCCGTTTCAATTGAAAAACTAGACATTCTGGATATACAAAATA
It encodes the following:
- a CDS encoding short chain dehydrogenase codes for the protein MNILIIGANGTIGQKVTAKLAEKHTIITAGRNGADETVDIADATAIKDLFERIPAQDAVVCIAGEAKWDYFKNLTEEDFYVGVRSKMMGQVNLVRIGKDYLKPNASFTLSTGVLADDPVVMTTSAAMVNGAIHSFVKAAALEMENGQRINVVCSGLVEDSKEKYEDYFPGHDPVPMPKVVNAYVKSIMGKNNGEIIRVNA
- a CDS encoding DUF2147 domain-containing protein — its product is MKFKLVFLLLASLQINTLSANDGDEILGVWLTDKGRAKIEIYKENGKYNGKIIWLKEPKNERGEAKLDKENSDKSLRTRPIIGINLVQGFTFDGDDKWEGGEIYDPENGKTYSSYMRLKRGKLQVRGYLGITVFGRTVVWTREK
- the pdeM gene encoding ligase-associated DNA damage response endonuclease PdeM; translation: MIKYKFREQTLCLLPEKAIFWKEKRLLIIADLHLGKAGHFRKSGIPVSDLIHSMDILVLDKLINTHNPLEVIFLGDLFHSDHNQGWEVFKRWLRSRPELPFKLILGNHDVLASTDYKIGNLECLMSLDLPPFNFTHIPEECSLYNMAGHIHPAIKLRGKARQNLRVPCFYFGAEGGILPAFGKFTGTARINIAEGDDVFVIAEKEVIKIA
- a CDS encoding cell division protein FtsX, whose amino-acid sequence is MAKETKKYRRKKKLGSYQSFSVVFSTSLALFVIGLFGILVLQANKLTAVIKQNIEVQVYLNKDISESQRGRIESELSASDYILMTDGQAEITFKSKEEAAEEFIESTGEDFSSFLGDNPLKDALTFKVNEEFQTNEALEALKERIQKISGVFEVTYVENLADSINSNLTKLSVLLLGISAVLIIVVLLLINSSIKLALFSQRFLIRSMQLVGAKSSFIKTPFLKRSILHGAFAGLIASLLLFGLKTFANNQVDGLASLQQEELVLALYGLLIILGAIIAYFSTLKAMNKYLKMSLDELY
- a CDS encoding DUF3098 domain-containing protein, yielding MAEKKNNFAFGKENYKWMLIGLGVLLLGFIVMSMDSTQHGQGFLGLTLGPIIIVAGFIIEFFAIFKKSK
- a CDS encoding undecaprenyl-diphosphate phosphatase; translation: MSFIEAIVLGIVQGLTEFLPVSSSGHLELTKAILGDNSVPEESLLMTVVLHAATALSTIVIFRKDIAELLSGLFQFKNNEQFQYSLKIVLSMIPAAAVGVLLEDEIEQLFGGQILLVGLMLLVTGTLLFLADRAKNTNKSVSNQNALIIGIAQAIAILPGISRSGATISTSVLLGIDRQKAARFSFLMVVPLILGKMAKDLLSGDLMAANTETSLLIVGFVAAFIAGLLACTWMIKLVKRSQLKYFSYYCYVIGLAAIIYTFV
- the truB gene encoding tRNA pseudouridine(55) synthase TruB; its protein translation is MLQLDPQLTKQENFTAGQVILIDKPLTWTSFDVVKKIRNLIRIKKVGHAGTLDPLATGLLILCTGKKTKSIEGFMGQEKEYTGTFTIGQTTPTYDLESEVTAPVPIDHIGETELENARKQFIGDIEQVPPMHSAIKVNGKRLYEHARKGEKIEVKTRNVSIKEFELTEIDLPVIKFRVVCSKGTYIRSLAHDFGAALGVGAHLSSLRRTKIGDFKVDNAYKLDDLVSLLKDIS
- a CDS encoding bifunctional riboflavin kinase/FAD synthetase — protein: MKIHLGTETIHEIKNSVVTAGTFDGVHKGHQQILSRLREVADKVNGQTVLITYWPHPRLVLNPHDNSLLLLSTFPEKANLLEQYGVDHLVKIPFTAEFSQMAPEEYIKVILSERVKTHRMIIGYDHRFGKDRSGGLEELKAFAPKYDFEVEEIPRHDIDEIGISSTKIRKALESGDVATANKYLGRSYSIAGKVVHGQKKGRSIGFPTANIVVKENYKLIPADGIYAVKVCNKYKKFDGMLNIGHRPTVGGENKTIEVNIFDFNEDIYDTEISIEFIDHIRNEVKFESLEALKHQLEEDEKAVRSRLSKR
- a CDS encoding CoA transferase subunit A; translated protein: MINKQVSNADEAIHDIADNSTLMLGGFGLCGIPENCIAALVRKGTTGLTCISNNAGVDDFGIGLMLKTRQVKKMISSYVGENAEFERQLLSGELEVDLIPQGTLAERVRAGGAGIPAFFTPAGYGTEVAEGKEVREFNGKMHLLESWLKADFALVKAWKGDKSGNLVFKGTARNFNPMMAMAGKITIAEVEELVEVGELDPNQIHTPGIYVQRIFQGQDYEKRIEQRTTRIN
- a CDS encoding 3-oxoacid CoA-transferase subunit B, which produces MLDKIGIAKHIAQEVQDGTYINLGIGIPTLVANFIPEEINVVLQSENGLLGIGPFPEEEAIDADLINAGKQTVTTLAGSSLFSSAESFEMIRGGHVDLTILGAMEVSENGDIANWKIPGKMVKGMGGAMDLVASADNIIVAMQHCSRSGASKLLPDCTLPITGINCVKKIVTDMAVLDVLPEGGFKLLERAPGVSVEEIKAATAGKLIVEGEIPEMNF
- the gldC gene encoding gliding motility protein GldC; the encoded protein is MKESEINLRVELDNENIPEKIFWNATDKDVEGEQETKSFSLSIWDHNNQNTLRIDLWNKEMPIDEMKRFYVDCLGGLAQSVLNSTGDEFMSSAMNRLCDKLVKHLEEELKQNTQG